The segment taatgcAATCTAGAATTTTCATTTGAAGACTTACATTAGTCATCTCGTCAATGATTGACCcttgttattttaatcgaaaaaaatacttaatttatttttgtttgtgaTGCTGAATAATCAGGTCCACCAAATCCAGAAAACGTGCCAGACGATGGAAAACTCAAGTCAGAAATGATGGTGAAGGATAATAGGCGATATTACTTGGACCTCAAGGAGAATTCTCGCGGCCGTTTCCTGCGGGTGAGTCACCCTGTATGTACCAGCCAATATACTTACTTTCTACGCTAAGTCATAAGAAGAATCTCCACTTTCATCTCAAGAGATGTGCTCTTTTCGAAGGATGACAAAGACGAATAGAGCTCTTCTAGAGTCATTGATGAAGAAGGAATATGTGGAATCCGATATAATGATGCATTATAGATACAAACACGTGCAGCGACTCGACACGGAATGaatatctcaaatataatCTTCGTTGCTCTTTCTAGGTGTCGCAGACGATAACACGAGGAGGACCTAGAACGCAGATTGCAATACCAGCGCAAGGTATGATAGAGTTTCGCGATGCGTTAACGGACCTTCTCGAGGAATTCGGGACGGATGACGGTGGCTTTAAAGGCGACTTGCCGGAGGGCCGTTACATGCGCGTGGATAGTAAGAATTTCTATTTTGATATCGGTCAGAACAATCGTGGCATCTACATGAGAATTTCTGAGGTACGTGCTATTTACACAAGGAAGAAAAAtaccaaaaaaataaattaaccgactgacgtcaaaatatttatttcaccgAGAAAAGATTTGACTCCAAATTGATCAAGGaatctaacaataatattataaaagacatttttttctctgtatatatttgtgaaatattcacggttatgttaaagtaattaagaaaatttattcttttcctaCACGTAGtccaaaaaaaacaaataattataatctactCAATATTACACTGAATCCAATGATAGATAATAATGCAGgatggaatatatttttgcaggtGAAGACAAACTTCAGGACAGCCATCACCGTACCGGAAAAGTCCTGGGCGCGTTTTCGTGATATCTTCGCAGATTATTGCGAAAAGATGAAGGAGGGCGGCGGCGTCAGCAGCAGCGGCGGAGGGAATGTATTGTCCGAGGGGAAGGGCTCGGTGGTGGCACAGGTACCATCGCCATCCTCAAACACACAGCCTAACCCCAATCCAAATTTAGACTCTCCCCTAATCAAGTGAAAAAGGCTTTAACTTAACTCGAACATTTGGGAATTATAACTCGTTTTCAAGTCATTAAGCGAAGTAAAGGAACTTGTCAGAGTCTATGCCATCGTCGGTCATCGTCATTTATTATTCATCGGCTATGACATCGACATGGTCATCGGCATGATCATCGTCATTGTCGCACCGCCATCGACACCACATTACTGTCACCGTCGCCTGTCACCGAGATACCGTCATCGACACCGTCATCGTCATCGCCACCGTCACATCATACACCGTCACACTTGCCATCAAGCGCGAACACCAAAACTCGCCTGAAATATGGCCATTAATATCGCAAAGAGCATCAGTCGATtgttgaatatacatataatcacagatttgataaaaaagaaaaagaaaaaagacggGGTGCACGACGGTACATGATTATTAATACGCAAAAATAAATCGGCGCGTCTCGCGAGAAGATGAGGAAGACGGAAGGTGGGAGAGGGATAGAtggtgtgtgtatgtatgtttgtgcgtgtgcgtgcgtgcgtgcgtgcgtgtgagCGTGTGTGTGTTTGCATGGAGGGAAAAAAACGAGTCACTGCCGCTCGTGCGACTAACACAGAATAGATaacaagaaaaagagacaCGCAACGACGGAGAATCGAGAGTATAATTATTGTGCGATATCTTTTTAGGCGAACACGAGTTGCCATCGATTAACGTTATGAGTACTACCGTTCATTTCCTGGCTTTCTGCGAGAACGCACGTCTATTTGGTTTCGCTAAGCTTCTTGctattaatttcttcattcTCAGGCATTCGAAGAACACGAGTGCGCGTTTCACTTGTCACGTGTGTGCGTTGAACGAACAAGAATTTTGGAACGGGAAATGGACTGTAGTGTGGATCACGTTACAATTGAATTTGATCGTTcagaatttatgaatataaatagttGTTATATTAACGATTATATCACGACGAAGTGGAAAAGGGGGGAAAGCGTGTGGTTTGTCGCGAGGGgaagagaaaattaagaaaaagatcCATCGTGTCTACGTAGGCAGTACGTATGTCTCTCTTCGATTTaaccgagaaaaaaaaaatctccaaTCAAGTCGCTTTGTTTTCGGCCAATAAAAGTCGCAAATGGTGTGaatgtagataaaatattgctGAACGCCTCTTGCGACTCAATGGTCGTTTTCTCGATGGTAAAAGAATGCGAAATTATTACTGCGGTTAAGTCGAACGAAACAtaagaggggaaaaaaaaccaagaatgagaaaatatttgcgTATTATCGTGAATattcgaatatttatatattactgtcTGCACCGCGACATCGTACACTCGTTTAAAAACTGAACGAcgtctttattaaaaaagtaatgagaatatatatagcataggtgaaggagagagaa is part of the Anoplolepis gracilipes chromosome 2, ASM4749672v1, whole genome shotgun sequence genome and harbors:
- the Pur-alpha gene encoding transcriptional regulator protein Pur-beta isoform X1, which gives rise to MHRCTDYRSIDRMFKSRIFQGDLSPVPIPGSLQQSSQQGQQSEQELATKMLQIQSKRFYLDVKQNRRGRFIKVAEIGADGRRSQIYLALSTASEFRDHLSTFSDFYASLGPPNPENVPDDGKLKSEMMVKDNRRYYLDLKENSRGRFLRVSHPVSQTITRGGPRTQIAIPAQGMIEFRDALTDLLEEFGTDDGGFKGDLPEGRYMRVDSKNFYFDIGQNNRGIYMRISEVKTNFRTAITVPEKSWARFRDIFADYCEKMKEGGGVSSSGGGNVLSEGKGSVVAQVARSKCTSKSKTEKVQNPDQRQRELLKRRRSLPRQTEPSPIDPVKSISAPVGAASPS
- the Pur-alpha gene encoding transcriptional regulator protein Pur-beta isoform X3, giving the protein MSDRESLDDQPQKYGNPGGMDAGGADFDSGQQGQQSEQELATKMLQIQSKRFYLDVKQNRRGRFIKVAEIGADGRRSQIYLALSTASEFRDHLSTFSDFYASLGPPNPENVPDDGKLKSEMMVKDNRRYYLDLKENSRGRFLRVSHPVSQTITRGGPRTQIAIPAQGMIEFRDALTDLLEEFGTDDGGFKGDLPEGRYMRVDSKNFYFDIGQNNRGIYMRISEVKTNFRTAITVPEKSWARFRDIFADYCEKMKEGGGVSSSGGGNVLSEGKGSVVAQVARSKCTSKSKTEKVQNPDQRQRELLKRRRSLPRQTEPSPIDPVKSISAPVGAASPS
- the Pur-alpha gene encoding transcriptional regulator protein Pur-beta isoform X2 translates to MHRCTDYRSIDRMFKSRIFQGDLSPVPIPGSLQQSSQQGQQSEQELATKMLQIQSKRFYLDVKQNRRGRFIKVAEIGADGRRSQIYLALSTASEFRDHLSTFSDFYASLGPPNPENVPDDGKLKSEMMVKDNRRYYLDLKENSRGRFLRVSQTITRGGPRTQIAIPAQGMIEFRDALTDLLEEFGTDDGGFKGDLPEGRYMRVDSKNFYFDIGQNNRGIYMRISEVKTNFRTAITVPEKSWARFRDIFADYCEKMKEGGGVSSSGGGNVLSEGKGSVVAQVARSKCTSKSKTEKVQNPDQRQRELLKRRRSLPRQTEPSPIDPVKSISAPVGAASPS
- the Pur-alpha gene encoding transcriptional regulator protein Pur-beta isoform X4, whose amino-acid sequence is MHRCTDYRSIDRMFKSRIFQGDLSPVPIPGSLQQSSQQGQQSEQELATKMLQIQSKRFYLDVKQNRRGRFIKVAEIGADGRRSQIYLALSTASEFRDHLSTFSDFYASLGPPNPENVPDDGKLKSEMMVKDNRRYYLDLKENSRGRFLRVSHPVSQTITRGGPRTQIAIPAQGMIEFRDALTDLLEEFGTDDGGFKGDLPEGRYMRVDSKNFYFDIGQNNRGIYMRISEVKTNFRTAITVPEKSWARFRDIFADYCEKMKEGGGVSSSGGGNVLSEGKGSVVAQKEEERGQKKPAICATSIVYCSDGAL